From the Chelonoidis abingdonii isolate Lonesome George chromosome 4, CheloAbing_2.0, whole genome shotgun sequence genome, the window ACCCTTCATGGGAAAGAGCAGAGGAGTCCTCCCAAGGGAGAGGGGAAACCTGAGAGCAGATCCTGGGCCTGACTCTGCTCTCACGCCTGCCAGTGGGACATCTCACTGAACTCGTGAGTCTCAACAGCCAGAAGGAGACCCTTGGATGTGGTAGGTGGCAGAGAGGAGTTGAGCAAGtgacagaaggagggagggagggaggggaaggacaggGAAGAGAACCTGTGCGAGGGGGAGGAATGGAGATGAGACCCAGGAGGAGGGACAATTATTGAACTTCCCAGGGAGAGTGGATCTGGGGGGGGAGCAGAGTCCCCAGAAGGTGCCAGTGATGGAGGGGGGGCAACAAGGAGCAGAAAGGAGATGGCAAGGGATAGATTTGTATCTTGTGGCAGAAAAGATGCTGCCCATGTCCTCTGTCCCCCGAATTGTCTGGGGGCTTCTTCCAAGTGACCTGCATGCCTCCCTGGGTGGCCTCCCTTTAGACTGGCTACCTAGATAGGACTCTCCATGCCCACCCACCATGCTGCTGGGTGACAGGGCGAGTGGTGccctctgccccaggagctcTCTGCTAGCTGCACCTCTCCCCGCATGGAACCTGCAGCTCTCCTCTACTTAGACTGGATCCCAGGGCCACAGACCCATTTCCAGCTGCTAGGGCCTGACCCTTCTCCCTGGGAGCCATGGCCAGCAGCTGGTTACAGGGACTCACAGCAGCTCTTTCCAAACAGCTGTACGGTCCATCCGCCCAAAGGTACACAATGAGCAGCGCAAAGGGTTAACATCATGATGGGGCCACACGCCAGCTCCTCCCAAAGGAGGGATGAATCCAGCTGCCTCAGCTGCATCCCGCAGGGCCTGTGCCTTCAGCCGCAGGCCTGCTGCACACACAACCTAGCTCCGGATCTGTCTGTCTGACACACACCCCATGGCGCCATCCTCTCTAGGCAGCCATTGTCCAATGGGTCTCTAGCCTGGGCCAAACAGCTGGGTCATGTTAGGCTGGCACCTCGAAAGCATCTGCCCTTGCTCATGGTCCAGCCATTGTCCTCCTGAAGTTGTTTAGCCTGAGCTATATTAGCACTGACCATTGTGCTGTTTCCTGCTTGATTTTTTCCTAACAACCCCTTTGCATTCAACGCCACGCAATCGGACAGAGTAATATTgagcaggtaaactgaggcacgtaTCTTATTCATTACAAAACCATGCAGCTATTGCCCTGGTTCTCTACCCCATGTTTAGAGCTGTTCTGTTGGGACCATCTGTGCTATCAATCGCAGGGCCGTAGTGCAGTTCAGTGAGCGTGTTCAAACCTGCTGGGCCAGAGAGGGCATGTTCCTGGACAAAGCCAGCTGAGTTCAGTTTCAGTATTTTAGGAGGTCATtgcattaaaatgttaatatgtCAGTTATTGTGGGGTGGAGTGTAGGGAACAACTCTAGGGGGAGACAGGGCTAATGCAAACTCCAGGAAGTGTTATCAGTGCCGAAGGACTCTTTTAaccaatgtgccagacaagactGAGCTCTTAGCTGAGTGGGTTTCCTAGGAAGTACTTGGGATGCAGGGACAGTAACTTCTCCCCACCAGACCCAAGCTGCGTTGGAGCTCATTGACTGCTGATTACCAGTTCCTAGGGCCCTGAGATCAAAGGCGCAAGCTGTGTTTAGAAGGGGCTCAGATCCATGGGGTGCTTGGTCTGAGCtaacagctgttatgaacttATGAACACAGGGAAACCCtcttggtggggtttgaaggacctGAGCAAGCCCTTGCTGGAGTTGGGGTGAGCTCTGGTAAGCTGATCAGCAGgcgtgtaggttcttttattgctttctctgtaatgctttcaccttatgAATACCTGTGCTTACTTAAAAAGGGCTGTGTGCTAACTTAACTGTGGCAACTGCGCTGTGCAGAGACTTTGAGGAAGGAAGGCAAGCAGCATGCTCTGGCAGTCTGCCGAGCTGGGGCACTcccagtgcaggcagggagctgtggagctggaaagaccccagtcaggagggagagagatgcggGTCTtcgcccaagagaggtgatggttGGGATCTAGAAGCCTGAGAGTGGATGTCCTTGTTGGACCAtgagggggaaatacaggtgcagttgccctgaactgagAGTCCTGGTTCTGTTACTTCTGTGCTCCATGACCAGGTCATGCCTTCACTGGGTACTGCAGAGCACGTTAGCCCTTTGAATTCAGCCAATTCCCTGGGGTTTATGGATTCTCTGGTTTGCGTTCTGcgggaggacagactagatgataataGCAATCCCTTATGGCCTTAAAGCCTAGGGGTCTATCAAGGGCAATCTGAGGAGGAAGCAAATTTTCTTACTGAGAACATAGCTATTGACACCAGCAGGCGACTGAACATGCCAAAACAATAATCGCTTTACTGGACCATCAATGCCTGAGAAGCAAATGAAAAAGGGAAGGGTGGGACCCACTTTCTGCTCCTTTATGGTGGATCTCAGTCTGAGAACAAAGTCTCGGAGAAAACTCTGAGCTTCTGCACTGCCAGCCAGCctgccagtgagtgtggggagcAGGCAACCACCAAGCCATAAGCCCTCTCCCAGTCTGAGCCAATCTGAGGGGGTGGGTCTTGCGGGTTTTCCCTgggcttcagtggactttggatcagatagAAAATGAAGACCCACTatggcagctcctctgggagCTCTGTTATTTCGAACAGAGCGTGATGTTCTTAGGGCATGTCTGCGGTCTGACCAGCAGACTGCTGTGACACCTTGTCAGCATGGGATGGGGGAGGCTGGACAAGGTACAGAAGGCCCATGATGCcctggcttcactgctattattGTATGAGCTAGCTTGGATAGTATGTCTACACGTGCTCCAGTCACAACCCCAGACTGAAGAGTAGCCAGATCCTTAGACATTCTTACTGCTGTCTAAGCTACTTCCCTTTGGTATGACAGGTGTCCTTCCCAGGGAGAACCCACTGCAAGGCTAATAACATGGGGCTCTGTTCTGATACATGCCCTGACACAGAGGTCCAGTGGGATTTAATTAAGTTATTGAGTGTGAGTGAAATGGCAGCTGATTAGTAAAAACACACTTACCGGGACTGAACAAGAGTGTCACAGACATCTCTGGTAGCTGGAAACTTCAAACAAGGTTTCAGGAATTAACTGATATTTAATTAGCAAGACAATTGGTTTATTGTGCTGGAGCTTTTAGAAGTTGTGGGAAGGTCGTGGTATAGAGCAGAAGTCAGGGAAATATAATGCACCTCTACCCAGTGATGAgttgccaaaatattaacaggtTCCCTGCTCCTCACCTCATGAGGGGATTGTGCCCCCCTGGGGAGTCATGCCCTTCCACCCCCCCCAAGTTCCTTGACACCCCCCGGggacccctgacccatccccgacttccctgtcccctgactgcgccctgccgccccatccaacccctcctctcatccTTGATggccccccaggatccctgccccatccaaccaccccttctctctatccctgactgcctccactacctcatccaacccctgccccttcctgactgcctccccggaacccttgcccccattcattgccccttttccctgccctctgactgcccctaccccatccaccccccccacaacccacctaacgccccctccctgctccctgcccccttaccacactgcctggggctgggacCGGGTCCGCTCTGCCAGGACCAGGACCGGCACCACGGGGCCCGACTCCCTGAGCCGGGCTGGAGCCGCTCGGCCGGGACCAGCCCGAGCCAGGGGTGCTTGGCTGGGACCAGACTGTGGCGCTCGGCCAGGGCCAGGGGGAGCTGGACTCGGCCGCATGCGCCGGTCCCCCACCCAGCTTACCTGCatgctgcttgtttcaggcttcccacAAACATTTGATtcgcaggaagcaggggagagggaggagaaggagggcggagcgttcaggggagagggggaagtgagctggggccgAGTGGACAGCTGCCTgagcctttgttaaatttaaaagctttttcagAACCAGTTGTCCTGGAACAATCggttctaaaaaggcttctaaatttaacaaccagttcctgcGAACTGGCTGGAGCTCAACACtgcctctacctcgatataagctgtccttgggagccaaaaaatcttactgcattatgggtgaaactgtgttatactgaacttgctttgatccaccggagtgcgcagcccgtcccacctggagcactgctttattgcgttatacagggccacccagaggattcagggggcctgggtcaaaaaatttcgggggccccttccataaaaagaaGTTGCAATAATATAGAATACTAGATTcttgtgggggctcctgcagggcccagggcaaattgccccacttgctcccgcgccccctcccctcagcagccctgggaaaaacaaacatataaaaaccttccgcatctgcgcacaaacccagttttgagaaaaattcttttcaagtcacctttacaaggtgtTACTGGTTCTCAagatcagctagtgctaaaaagcattaaagctcattaaaaggttggacaatattttccatgaaaactttttttggtcaaaaactaagggtttttaaaaacagaaaaaatcacggacaatgtctgcttccttcagaatttgttgtgttttttttttaactgaaaagctgaaattagtccgCCCCAAAACCTGACatgatttggggtttcagaagtgtgtagccaaatatttgctgtttgctgtgcttgattgtttaaaaaaacaattaaaaaattctgattaaaaaaaaaatccaaaacttttgaaccacctctagcttgtgaccaaacgcctgaacccatccagtcagagatttttccaggtttctgatactctggctggcttccttgactcatatctgtctccataacttttggttcatttagcttagaacataggaatgaccatactggatcaaaccaaaggtccatccagcccagtatcctgtcttacgcagatatggccaatgccaagtgcccccaGGGGGAGTGActctaacaagtaatgatcaagtgatccattcatctccaccctctgacaaacagaggctaggaacacaaTTCCTTACCCAtgctagctaatagccattaatggacttaacctccatgaacttaatcTGTTTCCTAGAAACTGTCTGTGACATCATTGATATAATCTGGAACCagatagaacatggttgcaaccaaggtcctatagtggcaccaaatcttaggTAAAGTGGGTCATATAAgagtgtctaagaccaggttataggttgctgttatgattatgctgtctataggtatgtatcattttgtagttgaagttatgattattagctctatactgtctgtatttcaacttTGTTCTGTgattctgggaaacatcccagatgAGTTGGTGTTAGTTCtgctagcctgcttgatggccgttaaggaccatcagctacacaactgacccattgagaggaggcagatacaccttgcAATTCAGCAGGGTTGTGCAGGAACTTGCCATGTggctgcagactccattttgatgtaattttccacagtaagaacaaaagtGTTCTTAtacctggaagagcctatataaggcaaatgcctcatctccatcttgtcttcaatcctgcttcttacccctggagggactttgctacaactgaagctctgaacaaaggatgaatgacccatcccagcaggggatgtactccagagacttcatttgaacctgcagtttactccatcactgctacaagcctgaactaagaacttggCCATTACTGGATGTAATCGATTCCATTGAACCAATTCTAGCtttcatctatatctttttccttttatgaataacgtttagatttagattctaaaggattggcaacagtgtgatttgtggtaagatctgatgtgtatattgacctgggtctgggcttgattcttttggtcaagagaacctttttctatTATTGAGGTGTTGGTTTCATaacattcatccccaggacgagtggcactggtggtgatgctgggagactggagtgtctaaggaaattgcttgtgtgactgtGGTTTAGCCAGTGGGGTACAACTGAAGTCTTCTTGTCTGGCtggttggtttgccttagaggtggaaaaaccccagccttgggctgtactgacctgtctgagcaattggtcctgaattggcaccctcagttgggtcccaccagaaccgcatcgtcacactgcttccatggggtccctcacaaactggagacggttactgtgggtttgtctttagtataacttgtgtacatactccacgaactaaGCATTTAAGCTTGTTCAGAAtctggatgagcctatgttgtgaaactgaaatgcacaaaatagcactgcatgtgaatggacacagggtgctaaaagtAAATTAACCCAGGGATTCTCAAATGGGGGTCGAGATATCTCATGGGATCACAAGGTATTACTAGGGTTGTGACCTATCAGCCTCCACCGCAAACCCTGttttgccaccagcatttataatagtgttaattatctaaaaagtggttttaatttataagcagggtggaggggttgcactcagaggtttactatgtgaaaggggtcacgaGTACAAAAGTTTGTACTGAATTAACCCTCTGGAGCctcggggaatgcaggggaggggccttccttggtagggttgggaaggaggtaggtggtgtaggatactgctcttctcatgtgatcccacCCCCATGGCTCTcctggctctatcactgttaatctaaagtggctaattttaatgaagctaccctccTCTGACATGAATCttcctatggcactgaaattaaatatagactataattcatcatttgagaagtgaaagggatgatAGCTCTAAGGGAAAGagtaacagcttggctctttgtgttaaatagctgtctgcaagcctcaaagtGCTGagtgagctttagggtagggaaggcttgtgcctccccaaacagcctggccctggcccaTCGACCACCACCCATTTCCTACCCCCGACTGTTCCCCTCAGAAtcccaacccaccctgctccttgtcccctgactgccccctcaagaccccaccccccaccatccCGGGCCtactccctgtcctctgactgccccgacccgtATCCAACCCCCCTCCAAGTCCTGACAGCCCCCTGgaatgcccatgatccaacccccattccctgtgccctgacccccccaaaccccttccccctccctggcccccttaccatgccgcttaaCCCTGCCTCCCCCCATCCTTCAGAACCTCATTGAGCCACATCCAAGAGtagccctggacagcgctgcagcggcgTGGCTCCGCGGGACCCAAGCTCCTGCCGCTCGGCtgcagcttgcagccctgccacctTATCACGTGGATCcaagtgggaggagctcaggccccgcccccttaTCACACAGCTctgagtgggaggagctcaggccccgctggagccaggccactttagctctgtccagggacagggcagggggagcctctgacattctcgtgagggcccctgtggggcccggggccttgggcaaattgcatcactttccccctcctccaggtGGCCCTGGTGTCATATCGGGTGCCGTTAAATCGAGGTTGCGGTgtataaaaaaagttttgtaaccCAAATAATTCTCATGGGCTAACCAGTAAATGTACAGTGGCAGCACTGCTGAATAGGTCTATCTTGAAACATGCTGATTTTAGATACCAGATCAGCTTCCTTAGATTCAGTAAAATAACTCAGAAAATCAAGTCAGTATTAAAGCATATTTATTACACAACTATGTAATAAGAACGGAGCTATTTTAATTGTGAATTTCTTTTAATTAAACATACAGATTCTTACTACCAGATCTATTTTTAGTTGTGTTAAGTTTAATAAAGCATCTTTATTATACAACTGCTTAATAGAGAGAGCGCTATGTGGATCTGTCACATGGTCACAACTTCAGTAATTCTGCCTTCATTGTTACTGTATGTCTATAACAGGAGCAAGCAGCCACGGTTTACTGAATTTGCAATAACTCAGCGAGACATTCAGAGGGTGGCGATACACATTTAAGGCATTCAGTTTTACAATGTACATCTCAAGTCTGATTCCAACCTTGGTTTCCCTGGTAGAAACCCACAGACATCAGAGCTCAAACCTGCCAGGCTTTGATCACGCAAATAagcacatagggccagattcccaAAGGTATGTGGGGGTCTAGCTCCCAGTGAAGTTAGGCAATGACATGCCCTTGAGGATGTGGGCCAtagaaatcagtggggctactcacgtGAGCAAGGATTGCTCCTGCGAGTAAGACTGGCAGAATTGGTTCTCTGGCTTTGTAaatgagaccagaatttggcccctacCCTCTCTAGAATTCTCTATTTGTTGCTCAAGCAAACCTACTTGGAGTGCCAcatcctgccctgctgctgccgctgcctccccctccttctgctACTAGCTCCTGGGGAGCGTGTGCTGTCATCGCTTGAGCAAacctaaggcttgtctacatgtgaaacgcttcagtggcagagctgcactgctgcagtctTTCAGTGTGGAAACTACCTACGCCAGCAGGAGGAATTCTCCCATCGCTGTAGCCAATCCACTAGCAGTGGCTAGGTTGACggatgaattcttccattgatctaccGCTGTCTGTACGTGGGGGTTATGTCGGCTtcactacattgctcaggggggtggatttttcacatccctgagcaatgtagctgggtgGATCTATAGACCAGGCTTAAGTAACCCTGATGCTTCTGCTGGCTGTGAGGCTGCATTCAGGCTAGTTTCACCCTCACTGTATTTCTGGGATGCATGTGAATGCCCCTGGGGAAAGCACTGCATGTGCTTGATTTCCTTAGCAGAGGAAGGCAAGGCCAGTGGAGAATCCCTCTTCTCCCaagggtgctggggaaggagagagcagcTGTTAGGTGAGGTTTTCatttcactgggagctgtgtGACTAAATCCCCTAGTCAGCTTTGTAAATCTTCAGTGTCTTGCTTTTCAAAACCTGTGTTATAACCTCTAAGAATATTGAGTgaaactctgctgctgcagctccctggacatcagtggagttacggCAGAAGAGAAGTGGATCCACTAACTTTCTGCTGACACCCTAGTGAGACAGACGGGCGTTACAGCTCTATATAGACCTGGGGGGTAGCTTAGCAATGCTTTTAGAGGGACATCTGTCAAGAAAGAAAAGCCCTTGTCAAAATTAACCTGAAACCTGGCTGAATAACCCGCGCGTTTTACCTACATAAGAAGCAGCAACAGCGACTACCTAGCCTGCCTCACCCCACAGGGTGGAGGCTTGTAAACCTACCCGTTACCTCTTACATCTCTGGCCGAATGAACGCAGGCGATGATGGCTTGTTCCGGCTGGCGAACATGAGGCTGGACTCAGTAGTGGATGAGAAGGACAAGCCCGAGGTTTGCCTTGTCTGTGGCACTTTCCAGAAGACCCGGAGCCATTGTGGCAGCAGCTGGCGTCGGAAATGGCGATCCATCAAGGCATAGATGATGGGATTTACGCAGCTGTTCATGAAGGCCAAGCAAGCACTGATGGTCAGGCCCCTCCTGAGAGCCATTAATGTCCTGCAAGACAGATTTGCTCCCTGGAACATGAAGGAGAAGAAGAGGAATGCTTTAAAGGCATTGAagggcagccagcagcagatgaAAGCACCGATGATTGTGAAGATGATCTGGAGGGAGTTCTTCGTCCCCTTTCCTGGGCTGATGTGGTTCAGCAGCTTGAAGGAGATGGAGCAATAACAGAATAAGATCACTCCCAACGGCAGGAGAAAGGTCAAGATGAGCAAAGCCAGGCTGAGCACCTGGAAGGCGACAGAGTCCTCATCCTCGCACAATTCACCAGTGGTATCCAGCTTCCGAAACATCAGAGAGGGAATGCCTAGCAGGAGAGAGACAGCCCAGATGCAGCCACAGACAATGATCAGACAGTTCTTGGTCCCAGTGGACTTGGAGTCCACACGCTTCATGACCACCAGGTAACGCTCCACGCTCATGCCCATTAGGAACAGGATGCTGGAGCTGCGATTCACAGAGATGATAAAGCTGCTGAACTTACACAGGCCTTCACCAAAGTACCACTTGTTACCATGAGCTGCTGACACTGCCCAGAAAGGCAAGGTGAGGACAAAGACCAGATCGGCAACagccagattcaggacaaacatGTCCACCagcctctttctgcctctcttcttGGCCATCAGCACAATCACCAAGAGGTTGCCAATGAAGCCAATGAAGAAAGCGATGAAGTAGAGCATGGGAATGTAGACACAAGCGTAGGGTAGGTCCTGTGGTGGACAGGTATCTTGGAGGGGATTATAATCCCAGTAGACAGCAGAAGATGCTTCATGACTTCCAGTCCAggcttcagttttcattttacagCTGTCTCCCCCACTGAGCAGCTCCTGTGCAATGCGAGAGTTGCTGGAGAGTGTTCTTCAGGCACCTGCACAGGGCTGGAGGAAGCACGCTAACTGCGTAGCTAACTGGGTGGTGTTTAAATCTGAgtggttttttgttgttctgAAATCTTCTTAAGACAATATCATGCACTTCCTCTTGCCGTGAGGGCAAGAATGGCAGGGCGGAGGGGGTATCAGTGAGTGTGATTAGATTTaattttggaaacaaaaaaaaaaaagaaaaatagaaaaactaAAGAGTGCATGACAGAGGGCCTGTGTGGGcagtgggggacagggagggttAGAATTTACAAGCAAATAAAGGCCAGAAGTGCAAAATGCCCTCAATGCTCTTCTGAAAACACCCTGCAAACACAAAACCCTTCAAGGCCCAGTTCTTTCCTCCAGCACTTACAAATCTTGCAAAATGGAATGAACAGGACCAGTGGGAGATACAGTTGCTGCTTTGCAATGTCTGTAGATAGCCTGAAGGGTTACTTTTCCCACcttgatttttctctttgcagAGCTTGAGAATATTATGTCTGGTGCTTTCTGCTTTTAGCTGGagccctgtttttttttaaatttaatatggagatatgcctattTCATAGAACtagaaaggaccctgaaaggtcatcaagtccagccccctgtcttcactagcaggaccaagtactgattttgccccagatctctaagtgaccccctcaaggactgagcttgcaactctgggtttagcaggccagtgctcaaaccactgagctacccctccccccaaatcatAAATGATGTAGGCACCTAGAATCATATCaaagaatatcaggcttggaagggccCTCAGTAGGTCgcctagtccaatcccttgctcaaagcaggaacaatccctaGACatattttttaccccagttctctataTGG encodes:
- the GPR25 gene encoding putative G-protein coupled receptor 25, whose translation is MKTEAWTGSHEASSAVYWDYNPLQDTCPPQDLPYACVYIPMLYFIAFFIGFIGNLLVIVLMAKKRGRKRLVDMFVLNLAVADLVFVLTLPFWAVSAAHGNKWYFGEGLCKFSSFIISVNRSSSILFLMGMSVERYLVVMKRVDSKSTGTKNCLIIVCGCIWAVSLLLGIPSLMFRKLDTTGELCEDEDSVAFQVLSLALLILTFLLPLGVILFCYCSISFKLLNHISPGKGTKNSLQIIFTIIGAFICCWLPFNAFKAFLFFSFMFQGANLSCRTLMALRRGLTISACLAFMNSCVNPIIYALMDRHFRRQLLPQWLRVFWKVPQTRQTSGLSFSSTTESSLMFASRNKPSSPAFIRPEM